One genomic segment of Ostrinia nubilalis chromosome 20, ilOstNubi1.1, whole genome shotgun sequence includes these proteins:
- the LOC135081500 gene encoding short coiled-coil protein homolog, which produces MSSIMQKCGDDNIPLADDDPQVIITDDVENNRLDHGRSMDSLPSSYTGGSSSPGLNGPPSFEPDSGIDEQEEKARLISQVLELQNTLDDLSQRVDSVKEENLKLRSENQVLGQYIENLMSASSVFQSTTPNVHKK; this is translated from the exons ATGTCGTCGATAATGCAGAAGTGTGGTGATGATAATATTCCACTGGCCGATGATGATCCACAAGTGATTATTACTGATGACGTCGAAAACAATCGATTAGATCATGGTCGTTCCATGGACTCATTACCCAGTTCCTATACAGGAGGATCTTCTAGCCCTGGCCTGAATGGTCCTCCGAGCTTCGAGCCTGATTCGGGCATCGATGAGCAAGAGGAGAAGGCCCGATTGATATCACAAGTGTTGGAGCTTCAGAACACTTTGGACG ATCTGTCTCAAAGAGTGGACTCTGTCAAAGAAGAAAACCTGAAATTACGTTCGGAAAACCAAGTTCTTGGACAGTATATAGAAAATTTAATGTCTGCCTCTTCAGTATTCCAATCTACAACTCCTAATGTGCATAAGAAATAG
- the LOC135081859 gene encoding large ribosomal subunit protein bL19m, with product MALAIRRTSDLLCATKWFWRDCRLLSTLPEKAEAPQEVEVRRPANRRQIPNEAVLESRHIYPEFLPDPNPNWRNSLREKLERADMLKRRSQIDIPEFYVGSILAVTISDPHAQSKTNRFVGICIERKGCGLRADFTLRNVVDHQGVEVRYDLYDPTIQKIQVLRLEKRLDEKLFYLRDALPEYSTFPFDMDPEILPEGTPVPINPVQVKLKPRPWLERWERQELKGISNIEEYLKEKDRVRRELRKTPWEKYDLMKQYRKTIPMEDQSEIWAEVHNQLQQLQLSRKKMSRKRTFSAPKPQLG from the exons ATGGCGTTAGCAATAAGAAGAACCAGTGATTTATTGTGCGCCACAAAATGGTTTTGGAGAG ATTGCCGTTTATTATCCACACTACCAGAAAAGGCGGAGGCTCCTCAAGAAGTAGAAGTCCGACGACCAGCCAATCGCAGGCAAATTCCAAATGAAGCAGTTCTCGAATCCAGACACATTTACCCTGAATTTCTTCCTGATCCTAACCCTAATTGGAGAAACAGCTTGCGTGAGAAGCTGGAGAGAGCTGACATGCTGAAACGGAGGAGTCAAATCGATATTCCTGAATTTTATGTTG GTTCAATCCTAGCAGTCACCATATCTGACCCTCATGCTCAGAGCAAGACCAACAGATTTGTAGGAATCTGTATTGAACGCAAAGGATGTGGTCTGCGCGCTGACTTCACTCTGCGGAATGTTGTCGATCATCAGGGAGTGGAG GTGCGATATGACCTCTATGATCCTACTATTCAGAAGATCCAAGTGTTGAGACTTGAGAAGAGGCTGGATGAAaagcttttttatttgagaGATGCTCTACCAGAATACAGCACATTTCCTTTCGACATGGATCCCGAAATACTGCCTGAGGGTACACCAGTGCCAATTAATCCTGTACAG gtGAAATTGAAGCCCAGGCCTTGGTTAGAGAGATGGGAAAGACAAGAGCTGAAGGGTATCTCAAACATTGAAGAGTATTTGAAGGAGAAAGATAGAGTCCGTAGGGAACTGAGGAAGACTCCGTGGGAGAAATATGACTTGATGAAACAGTACAG GAAAACAATACCGATGGAAGACCAAAGCGAGATATGGGCTGAAGTACACAACCAACTCCAACAACTACAACTAAGCAGAAAGAAGATGTCCAGAAAACGAACTTTCAGCGCGCCCAAACCGCAGCTGGGTTAA